From Bacillus pumilus, one genomic window encodes:
- a CDS encoding anti-sigma factor antagonist, whose amino-acid sequence MNMSMKEHQIDNKTKISVSGEIDVYSAPELREKLMPKAEQGDHLEICLKDVSYMDSTGLGVFVGLFKAAQKAGGTLKLENLSDRLVRLFEITGLKDIIDISAKTEGGVQ is encoded by the coding sequence ATGAATATGTCTATGAAAGAGCATCAAATAGATAATAAGACGAAAATTAGCGTCAGCGGAGAAATCGATGTATACTCCGCTCCTGAGCTAAGAGAAAAGCTTATGCCTAAAGCGGAGCAAGGGGATCATCTTGAAATCTGCTTGAAGGATGTTTCTTATATGGATAGTACGGGTTTAGGTGTATTTGTTGGGCTGTTTAAAGCGGCTCAAAAAGCAGGCGGAACATTAAAGCTTGAGAACTTGTCAGATCGGCTTGTAAGGTTGTTTGAAATTACTGGACTAAAGGACATCATTGACATTTCTGCAAAGACAGAGGGTGGGGTACAATGA
- the rsbW gene encoding anti-sigma B factor RsbW, whose product MNESVDLIEMKIPAKPEYVGIIRLTLSGVASRMGYVYEEIEDLKIAVSEACTNAVQHAYKGEHGEDGEVAVRFLVYEDRLEIIVSDKGGSFDFKQKQEGLGPYTSAHTVDQLAEGGLGLYLMQTLMDEVEVQANSGVTVAMTKFLNRERVDHDTTIQNYETN is encoded by the coding sequence ATGAACGAATCAGTAGATCTAATCGAAATGAAAATCCCAGCGAAACCAGAATACGTAGGCATCATTCGCCTGACTCTTTCAGGCGTAGCAAGCCGTATGGGCTATGTTTACGAAGAGATTGAAGACTTAAAAATTGCCGTCAGTGAGGCTTGTACAAATGCAGTTCAGCATGCCTACAAAGGTGAACATGGCGAAGATGGAGAGGTAGCTGTTCGCTTTCTTGTCTATGAGGATCGTCTAGAAATCATTGTCTCTGACAAAGGCGGTAGCTTTGACTTTAAGCAAAAGCAGGAAGGACTAGGGCCTTACACATCTGCTCATACGGTGGATCAATTGGCAGAAGGAGGTCTTGGTTTATATTTGATGCAAACATTGATGGATGAAGTCGAGGTGCAAGCAAACTCCGGAGTTACCGTTGCGATGACAAAGTTTTTAAACAGGGAGCGAGTTGACCATGACACAACCATCCAAAACTATGAAACTAACTAA
- a CDS encoding anti-sigma regulatory factor, translating to MKDQSCVKILTEWDIVAARQLGRNVAKELGFGTVDQARITTAISELARNIYLYAGKGQICIEEVMERGKRGLKIIAADEGPGIMDIRKVMEDGFSTSGGLGAGLPGVRRLMDDFELDSTQEQGTEIKAVKWLR from the coding sequence ATGAAAGACCAATCCTGTGTGAAAATTTTGACGGAATGGGACATAGTTGCGGCAAGACAACTGGGGCGAAATGTTGCTAAAGAATTAGGATTTGGAACAGTTGACCAAGCAAGAATTACGACGGCCATTTCTGAACTAGCTCGAAACATCTATTTATACGCTGGTAAAGGTCAGATTTGTATAGAAGAAGTGATGGAGCGCGGAAAGCGTGGACTCAAAATCATTGCAGCCGATGAAGGGCCTGGCATCATGGATATACGTAAAGTGATGGAAGACGGTTTTTCTACATCAGGCGGACTCGGAGCAGGTCTTCCGGGAGTCAGAAGACTGATGGATGATTTTGAATTAGATTCTACACAAGAACAAGGAACGGAGATAAAAGCTGTTAAGTGGCTTCGCTAG
- the rsbS gene encoding RsbT antagonist protein RsbS, producing the protein MRNHPKIPILKLYNCLLISIQWELDDQTALHFQEDLLNKIHETGANGVVIDLTSVDMIDSFIAKVLGDVITMSKLMGAKVVLTGIQPAVAVTLIELGISLEEIQTALDLEQGLETLKRELGE; encoded by the coding sequence GTGAGAAATCACCCGAAGATTCCAATCTTAAAATTATATAATTGTCTTCTAATTTCGATACAGTGGGAGCTTGATGACCAAACAGCCCTTCACTTTCAAGAAGACTTGCTGAATAAAATTCATGAAACAGGAGCGAACGGCGTTGTCATTGACCTAACATCTGTTGATATGATCGATTCATTTATCGCAAAAGTATTAGGCGATGTCATCACGATGTCAAAGCTCATGGGGGCAAAAGTTGTATTAACAGGAATACAGCCGGCAGTCGCTGTAACACTGATTGAACTTGGTATATCACTGGAAGAAATTCAGACAGCATTAGATCTTGAACAAGGGCTTGAGACATTGAAGCGGGAATTGGGGGAATAG
- a CDS encoding PP2C family protein-serine/threonine phosphatase — MDFKEVMEQRYHQLLSRYISDLTETSLYQAQKFSRKTIEHQIPPEEIVSVHRKVIQELYPDLPEDVFHSLDFLIEVMIGYGLAYQEHLTLRGIQQEIKSEIEIAANVQQTLLETKIPEGDTFDIGAISVPAKQMSGDYYHFVTDHDTINIAIADVIGKGIPAALCMSMIKYAMDSLPESGSGPTKVLKTLNRVVEQNVDPSMFITMFYGSYNKATHEFKYASAGHEPGFFYCKKENQFYDLDAKGLVLGIAPDFDYRQYEKYLDVGDMVILFSDGVTESKAEDGFLEREDIKTLIAEHLSYSAQEMVDAIYASLLKLQDFQLHDDFTLLVLKRKV, encoded by the coding sequence ATGGATTTTAAGGAGGTAATGGAGCAGCGGTATCATCAGCTGCTCAGTCGTTATATCAGTGATTTAACTGAAACATCGCTTTATCAAGCTCAAAAATTTAGCCGAAAAACCATTGAGCATCAAATACCTCCTGAAGAAATAGTGAGTGTTCACCGAAAAGTGATTCAGGAGCTATACCCTGATTTGCCGGAAGATGTCTTTCATTCACTAGACTTCTTAATTGAAGTCATGATTGGGTACGGACTAGCTTACCAGGAACATTTAACACTTAGAGGCATCCAGCAAGAAATTAAATCAGAAATCGAAATTGCTGCTAATGTTCAGCAAACCCTTCTGGAAACGAAAATTCCAGAAGGAGACACATTTGATATCGGGGCTATTAGTGTGCCGGCAAAACAGATGAGTGGAGATTATTACCATTTTGTCACCGATCACGATACGATTAATATCGCGATCGCAGATGTGATTGGGAAAGGCATCCCGGCTGCGCTCTGTATGTCGATGATTAAGTATGCGATGGATTCCTTGCCGGAGTCAGGAAGCGGTCCCACAAAGGTGTTAAAAACCCTTAATCGTGTTGTCGAGCAAAACGTAGACCCGAGCATGTTTATTACCATGTTCTATGGCAGCTATAATAAAGCAACGCATGAATTTAAATATGCATCGGCTGGTCATGAGCCGGGCTTTTTCTATTGCAAAAAAGAGAATCAATTTTACGATTTAGACGCTAAGGGACTTGTCCTTGGGATCGCACCAGACTTTGACTATCGGCAGTATGAGAAGTATTTGGACGTCGGGGATATGGTCATCTTATTCTCAGATGGCGTGACAGAATCCAAGGCAGAGGACGGTTTTTTAGAGCGGGAGGATATCAAAACGCTTATAGCAGAGCACCTATCTTATTCCGCTCAGGAAATGGTCGATGCTATCTATGCCAGCTTACTGAAGCTGCAAGATTTTCAGCTTCATGATGACTTTACATTACTTGTTCTGAAAAGAAAGGTTTAG